A region from the Vicia villosa cultivar HV-30 ecotype Madison, WI linkage group LG3, Vvil1.0, whole genome shotgun sequence genome encodes:
- the LOC131659978 gene encoding uncharacterized protein LOC131659978 yields the protein MVDEVVYSLWGSKECEWSAKNSEGRSGGILTVWNKDNITPILSFRGKGYLGVKAWRKDKVIYFIKVYSPCALNEKRMLWSELLVLKNKYGDGEWIMGGGDFNAVREVEERWGRSANSRQTEIEEFNTFIDCMELLDVPVLGNKHTWINSNGTASSRLDRFLLSEEIVQSWNVMAQRFGNRDISDHRPIWILTNKLNWGPKPFKVFKPWFEHP from the coding sequence ATGGTGGATGAGGTGGTGTACAGTTTATGGGGGTCGAAAGAATGTGAGTGGTCTGCAAAGAATTCAGAGGGTCGATCGGGGGGAATTCTCACAGTCTGGAACAAAGACAATATTACGCCAATACTAAGCTTTAGGGGGAAGGGATATCTGGGGGTGAAGGCTTGGAGAAAAGATAAGGTGATTTACTTTATAAAAGTTTATTCGCCTTGTGCTCTGAATGAGAAGAGGATGTTATGGAGTGAACTACTAGTCTTAAAGAACAAGTATGGTGATGGTGAGTGGATTATGGGGGGGGGGGATTTTAACGCTGTAAGGGAGGTAGAGGAAAGATGGGGAAGAAGTGCTAATTCGAGACAAACAGAAATAGAGGAATTCAACACTTTTATAGATTGTATGGAACTGCTTGATGTACCGGTATTAGGGAACAAACATACATGGATCAATTCTAATGGCACTGCCAGTAGCCGTTTAGACAGATTTCTATTGTCTGAAGAAATTGTACAGAGTTGGAATGTTATGGCACAACGGTTTGGAAACAGGGACATCTCAGATCATAGGCCGATATGGATCTTAACAAATAAGCTTAACTGGGGTCCAAAGCCATTTAAAGTCTTCAAACCATGGTTTGAACATCCATAA
- the LOC131593612 gene encoding uncharacterized protein LOC131593612 yields the protein MDPEESKMGTELNIDQDETRLDTEHNIDQEESKMGIEQNIDQEECRVDPEHNINQDDSKMGTGHNMDQEESETGTEHNKDQEVSRTGTEHNKDQEKSGTGTEHDMDQEESKMDTENLPEFSSNPNPQSSEKEDSKKDTDPAEGSRKPELSKKITPQSLKAKKIVKKSLVGVAKLKTKNNSSSQILRKKIIRKNKKVGDNAESSHNADEKPISEITQQNKTKDESTKEKNKEVKNIEAKESQNRSSDDKNPMEESHQDKKDKEINLLDKNEQEQKSKEKLKESKKGSRRRRNKNKQNGKEKSLSNDKKSERLGGLIFMCSAKTKPDCFRYRVMGVSAAKKDDVLQVKPGLKLFLYDFDLKLLYGIYKASSSGGMKLEPKAFGGKFPAQVRFKIVSDSFPLPESIFKKAIKDNYNKKNKFTPELTVAQVRKLTRLFRPVGAQPVMQPVYAPPKAIIREREVPGRVRGSQHHSRRERAGGHRSDRREDIPRDSFPMDNYRAYDRRNLASTSHVNPIREPYERDYEHRPPEPRYVPAHVESLRRDPIYLNDREQQSYTRVVSDRINDPYDYRYGASSPRDAYLPPLRREAPLIREDISYLVGGRAFAGTDNLRRREIVEDRHYSIYSAADALPDYRPMQPYRGDKLEASPLRVSARYSFAGPSYSRR from the exons ATGGatccagaagagagcaagatgGGCACTGAGCTTAACATTGATCAAGATGAGACCAGATTGGACACTGAGCATAATATAGATCAAGAAGAGAGCAAAATGGGCATCGAGCAAAACATcgatcaagaagaatgcagagtGGACCCTGAGCATAATATCAATCAAGATGATAGTAAGATGGGCACTGGGCATAACATGGACCAAGAAGAGAGCGAGACAGGCACTGAGCATAACAAGGACCAAGAAGTGAGCAGGACGGGCACTGAGCATAACAAGGACCAAGAAAAGAGCGGGACCGGCACTGAGCATGATATGGATCAAGAAGAAAGCAAGATGGACACTGAGAATCTTCCTGAGTTTTCTTCTAATCCTAATCCTCAGTCCTCAGAAAAAGAAGATAGCAAGAAGGATACTGATCCTGCAGAAGGATCTCGTAAACCAGAGTTGAGTAAGAAGATTACTCCACAATCATTGAAGGCCAAAAAAATTGTTAAGAAATCTCTGGTTGGTGTTGCTAAATTAAAGACTAAGAACAATAGTTCCTCTCAGATTCTGAGGAAAAAGATAATTAGGAAGAATAAAAAAGTAGGGGACAATGCTGAAAGCTCTCACAATGCAGACGAGAAACCAATTTCAGAAATTACCCAGcagaataaaacaaaggatgAATCAACTAAGGAGAAAAATAAGGAGGTCAAAAACATTGAAGCGAAGGAAAGTCAGAATAGGAGCAGTGATGACAAAAATCCTATGGAGGAGAGCCATCAGGATAAAAAAGATAAGGAGATCAATCTGTTGGATAAGAATGAACAAGAACAGAAGAGTAAAGAGAAACTCAAAGAGTCAAAGAAGGGTTCTAGGAGGAGAAGAAACAAAAACAAGCAAAATGGCAAGGAGAAGAGCCTATCAAATGACAAAAAGAGTGAAAGGCTCGGTGGTCTCATCTTTATGTGCAGTGCTAAGACAAAGCCTGATTGTTTCCGCTATCGTGTCATGGGTGTTTCAGCTGCTAAAAAGGATGATGTTTTACAAGTCAAGCCTGGACTTAAGCTCTTTCTTTATGATTTTGATCTGAAACTACTATATGGGATTTACAAGGCTTCATCTTCTGGTGGCATGAAGCTTGAACCAAAAGCTTTTGGTGGAAAGTTTCCTGCCCAG GTGCGATTCAAAATTGTTTCTGATTCTTTCCCGCTACCCGAAAGCATTTTCAAAAAGGCTATCAAGGATAATTATAACAAAAAGAACAAGTTCACACCAGAACTTACTGTTGCACAA GTCAGGAAGCTCACTAGACTTTTTCGACCAGTTGGAGCTCAGCCAGTTATGCAGCCTGTTTATGCTCCTCCAAAAGCAATAATTCGAGAAAGGGAAGTTCCGGGTCGGGTTAGGGGATCACAACACCATTCACGCAGGGAAAGAGCTGGTGGACATCGATCTGATCGTCGAGAGGATATTCCTCGTGATTCATTTCCTATGGATAATTATCGAGCTTATGACCGAAGGAATTTGGCTAGTACTTCTCATGTTAATCCTATACGGGAACCTTATGAGAGAGATTATGAGCACCGTCCCCCAGAACCTCGCTATGTTCCTGCTCATGTAGAAAGTCTTCGAAGGGATCCTATTTATTTGAATGACCGTGAACAGCAGAGCTATACTCGTGTTGTTTCTGACCGTATAAATGATCCTTATGACTATCGATATGGTGCTTCTTCACCTAGGGATGCATATTTGCCTCCTTTAAGAAGAGAGGCTCCTTTAATTAGAGAGGACATCTCGTATTTGGTTGGGGGACGAGCTTTCGCCGGGACTGATAACTTGCGAAGGAGAGAGATCGTTGAAGATAGGCATTACTCGATATATTCTGCTGCTGATGCTTTGCCTGATTACCGTCCAATGCAGCCATATCGTGGAGACAAGTTGGAAGCCTCACCTTTACGAGTTTCAGCTCGTTACTCTTTTGCCGGCCCTTCATATTCTCGTCGCTAA